Genomic DNA from Deinococcus planocerae:
GGGCAAGAACCGGCTCGTTCATGCCCCCCACGGTAGCACCGCCCCCTAGAATCCCGCGTGTGACGCCTGCCCCGATTCCCCTCCTCACCGCCCCCACGGCGGCGGGCAAGACGGCCCTCGCCCTGGAGGTCGGAGGGGAGTTTGGCCTGGAGATCGTCGCCGCCGACGCCTTCACCGTCTACCGGGGCCTGGACATCGGCACCGCCAAGCCCACCCCGGAGGAGCGCGCCGCCGTGCCCCACCACCTCCTCGACGTGGCCGACGTGACGGAGGACTACGACGTGGCCCGCTACGCGCGGGAGGCCGAGGCCGCCATCCATGACGTGCTCGCGCGGGGCCGCGTGCCGCTCGTCGTGGGGGGGACGGGCTTTTACCTCTCCGCCCTCGCGCGCGGGCTGCCCCTCACCCCGCCCGCCGACCCCATCACACGGGCGGAGGTGGAGGCCGAGCTTGCCGCGCGCGGTCTGGACGCCCTCCTCGCCGAGGTGGAAACGCGAAATCCCGCCGAGGCCGCCCGGCTTCAAGGCAACCCCCGCCGGGTCGTCCGCGCCCTGGAGGTCTACCGCCGCACGGGCCGCTTTCCGGGCGAGTTCGGCCACCGCCCGCCCGCCTTCTCCTCCCGCGTCTTCGCCTTCCCCCGCCCCTGGCCGGAGTTGGAGGCGCGCATCGCGGCCCGTGTGGAGACGATGCTGACGAGCGGCTGGCCCGGGGAAGCGGCCTGGCTCGCCTCCCGGGTTCCGCCCGACCTCACGCCCCGCCCGACCGCGTGGCAGGCGCTCGGCTACCGGGAGGCGCTGGCCGTTCATCAGGGCACCCTCACGCCGGAGGAGGCCGCCCGGAGCATTTCCCTCGCCACCCGGGGGTACGCCAAGCGGCAGCTCACCTGGACGCGGACGCAACTCGGCGCCCCTCCCACCTCCCCGGGCGAGGCGGCGCAGGCCCTGCGGACGTTCCTGAAGACGCGCTAGGTCCGGCTCCCGTCTCCACGAGTTCTTCACCTTCCGCCTGTCCATTCAGGCAGGCGGCAGGCTGGGCGGCCCGAGCCTTTACACTGGCAGGCGAGCAACACTGTCAGCGAGGTTTCCCGCGTTCCCCGTCCACGGGCCCGTCCGGTCCGGTCTCGCGCTATTCCCGGTCTTTCCCAGGGGAGGTCACGACATGAAGCCCAGAGTTCTCGGCATGATCCTGGCGGGTGGGCAGGGCTCGCGCCTCTCGCCGCTGACGGTCAAGCGCTCCAAACCCGCCGTGCCGTTCGGCAGCAAGTACCGCATCATCGACTTCGCCATCAACAACTTCATGAATTCGGGCGTCTTCTCGATCTACGTCCTGACCCAGTACAAGGCCCAGAGCCTCACCGAGCACATCCAGCGCGGCTGGCGGTTCGGCACCTTCCTCAGCGACTACTTCATCACGCTGGTGCCCGCCCAGATGTACCGTCTGGAGGAACTCGGGCCCGTGTGGTACCGCGGCACCGCCGACGCCGTGTACCAGAACCTGCACCTGATCGACAACTACGACGCCGATTACGTGGCGATTTTCAGCGGCGACCACATCTACAAGATGAACGTCGAGCACATGCTCCAGAAGCACATCGAGACGCGCGCCGACCTCACCATCGCCGCCTACCCGATGCCGCGCACCCAGGCGCACCAGTTCGGGATCATGCACGTGGACGAGCGGGGCCGCGTCACCGACTTTCTGGAAAAGCCCAAGGACCCTCCCCCCATTCCCGGCCAGCCGGACATGAGCCTGACGAGCATGGGCAACTACATCTTCTCGCGCCGGGCGCTGGAGGAATTGCTCGAAACGAGCATGTCGGGCGGCGAGGAGGGCTTTGACTTCGGCGGCGACGTGATCCCGCGCGCCCTGTCCGACGGCTACAACGTGATGGCCTACGACTTCCACCGCAACCCGATCCCGGGTCAGGCGGGGGCGAACCTCTACTGGCGCGACGTAGGGACCCTCGACGCCTACTTCGCCGCGAACATGGACCTCGTGAGCGTCAACCCCGAGTTCGACATCTACAACCCCGAGTGGCCCCTGCGCACCAGCAGCGAGTTCTCGCCCCCCGCCAAGTTCGTCCACGAGAGCGAGGGGCGCAAGGGGCAAGCCTTCAACTCGATCATGGCGGGGGGCACCATCATCAGCGGCGGCACGGTCCGTGACAGCATCCTGGGCCGCGCCGTGCGCACGCACTCCCACTCGCTCGTCGAGAGCGCCGTCCTCTTCGACAACGTGGAGGTCGGACGCCACGCCCACCTGCGCCGCGTCATCATCGACAAGGACGTGACCATCCCCCCCGGCACCCGCATCGGCCTCGACCCCGAGGAGGACCGCGCACGCGGCTTCACGGTGACGGAAAATGGCGTGACGGTGGTGCCGAAGAGCTATACGTTCTGAAAAGGCAGTCAGTGGGAAGTGGTCAGTGGTGAGTGGTTGAAAGAAGAAGAGAGGAAGGTGGGCTATCCCAGTCGGATTGGCCCACCTTCCTCTTGTTCTACTCACCACTTCCTACCGACCACTTCCCATTACACCAGCACCGGCTCCACGTACTCCCCGTACACCCGCTTGAGCGTGTCCATCTGCTCGCCCAGCGTCGTGTAGGCGTGGGCGCACTCCAGGAAGGCGGGCATGGTGTTGGCGCCCGTGACGGCGGCGTCGCGCAGGGCTTCCAGCGCCGCCTCCGCCCGCTTGGGATCGCGCTCGCGGCGCACCTGGGCGAGCCTCGCCTCCTGCACCCGCTCAACCTCGGGGTCGATGAGCTGGATGGGCACCTCCACCGCGTCCTGCACGAAGTCGTTGACGCCCACGACGATGCGGTCCCCCGTCTCGACCTCGCGCTGGTAACGGTAGGCGGCTTCCGCCATCTCCAGTTGGAAGAAGCCCGAGTCGATGCCCGCCTCCACCCCGCCGAGCGCGCGAATCTGCTCGATGTAGCCCAGGGCGGCGGCCTCGATGTCGTTCGTCAGCTTCTCGACGTAGTAGCTGCCCGCCAGCGGATCGACCACGCCCGCCACACCCGTCTCGTACGCGATGATCTGCTGGGTCCGCAGCGCGATGGTCGCGGCCTCCGCGGTGGGAAGGGCCAGCGCCTCGTCGTAGGCGTCGGTGTGCAGGCTCTGGGTGCCCCCCAGCACGGCGGCGAGGGCCTGAATCGCCACGCGGGCGATATTGTTCAGCGGTTGCTGCGCGGGCAAGCTGACTCCGGCGGTCTGCGAGTGCGTGCGCAGCATCCACGACTTCGGATTCTTCGCCCCGTAGCGGTCCCGAATCTGCCGCGCCCAGATGCGCCGGGCGGCGCGCAGCTTGGCGATCTCCTCGAAAAAGTCGTTGTGGATGTCCCAGAAAAACGAGATGCGCGGGGCGAACTCGTCGATGTCGAGCCCCCGCTCCAGCGCCTTTTCCACGTAATGAAAGCCGTCCGCCAGCGTGAAGGCGAGTTCCTGCACGCCCGTCGCGCCCGCCTCGCGGATGTGGTACCCGCTGACCGAGATGAAGTTGAACCTCGGCACCACCTTCGGTCCCCACTCGAAGGTGTCGATCACGAGCTTCACCCCCGGCGCGGGCGGGAAGATGAACTCCTTTTGCGCGATGTACTCCTTGAGGATGTCGTTCTGGATCGTCCCGCCGATCTTCGTCAGGTCCTTACCCTGCTTCTGAGCGTTGGCGATGTACATGGCCCAGATCGCGTTCGCGGGCGAGTTGATCGTCATGGAGGTGGTGACCTGCTCGGGGTCGATGCCCTGGAACAAAATCTCCATGTCCGCGAGGCTGCTCACCGCCACGCCGCACTTGCCGACCTCGCCCTTGGAGAAGGGGTGGTCGGAGTCGTAGCCCATCAGGGTCGGGAGGTCGAAGGCGGTCGATAAGCCCGTCTGCCCGGCGCGCATGAGCGCGTGAAAGCGTTCGTTCGTCTGCTCGGCGCTGCCGAAACCCGCGAACATCCGCATGGTCCAGAGCTTGCCGCGGTACACCGAGGACTGCACCCCGCGCGTGTAGGGGAACTCGCCGGGGTAACCCAGGTCCCGCTCGGCGTCCCAGTCCCGCAGGTCGTCCGCCGTGTAGATCGGCTCGGGCTCCATGTCGGACAGGTTCTTGAAGTTGTACTTGCGCTCGGGGAACCTCTGCGCGGCGGGGAGGTAGACGCTCTGCATCCACTCGTTCTTGGTCTTCATGGGCACCTCGGGAGGGGAGGAAACGAACGCTCGTTAGGTAGGGACAGCGTAGCAAAGTCGCCGCGCCATCTGGCGGATGCTGGCGCCGCGGGTTCGCCCTACCCTGGACCGAATGGCCGACCTGCCCACCGCCGCCGACCTCGCTTCCTTCTCCCTCGCCGCGCAACACCCCCTCACCCGTTCCTGGGTGGACGACCCGACCCGTCTCGCGTTGCTGGAAGGGGAACACGCCTTCGACCTCCAACTCGCCACCGACCTCGACCTGGCGGCGCAGCGGGCGGAGTTTCTGGACGTGGGGCAGCCCGCCGAGGCGTTCCTGAACCGCTGGGTGGAGGTGGGGCCGGACCTGTGCGTCATGCTCTCCATCCGCTTTGAGGGGCTGGACCGAGAGAAACCCTTCGTGGATGTGAGCGTGACCTCACGGCCTCTGACGCCCGCCGAACTCCCGGCGTTGAGAGTGGCTGGTCTGGACGGATACGGCGCGTTTCGGCCCGGACGGCTGCGGATTTGGAGTGCCGGTCCGCTGGACGGGTGGACGGCGGAAGTGCCCGGTGCGCGGCCCGACATGCGCGTGCTGGCCGCCCCCCTGGCCGAACTGCGGGAGCGCGAGGTGCCGGATGAGCTGACCCTCCGCCCCACCCGAGACCTGACCCACCACGCCGACGCGGTAGCCGCCTACGCCGCTGTCGACACGAAGCATCCGGGTCACGTCGGACAGGCGCGCGTTATAGAGGAGGATGCGCTGCAACAGGTCATAGAGGCGGGCACCATGTTCGACGTGCTGTGGAAGGGACGTTGGAGCGGGTATGCGGGCGCCCTCCCTAAACCCAAGCACGGCCTCCCCGCTTACTCGGTTCAGGAACTCCTGCTCGCCCCGCCCGCACGCGGCCACGGCCTCGGCCCGTACCTCTCCACCCTCCTCGCCCGCCACCTGCCCGACGATGGGCGGGTGCTGTCCGGCACCATCCACGGGGAGAACCAGGGCGCGCGGCAGGCGGCATTGAGGGCCGGGCGGCACGACGTGGGCGGCTGGGCCTGGGTGCCGCTGACCAAGGGGGCGTGACCCCACCCGTCACCGTGACCTCTACCCGACCCTTCTCGCCTTCACATCTGCTAGAATTCCCGTTTGGGTGTCCCGCCCACGGCAGATGGTGTGGCGGGCTTTTTTATGGCAAGACGGGCTGATGGCTGAACGCCGAGTGCTGATAGCTAGCAGCTCCGATACAGGGAGCTGAGAACGAATGGAATACCGCAACATCGCCATCATCGCGCACGTCGACCACGGCAAGACCACGCTGGTGGACGGCATGCTCAAGCAGACTCTCAAGCTCGGCCACGGCGAGGAGATCGCCGAGCGGGCGATGGACTCCAACGACCTCGAAAAGGAGCGCGGCATCACCATCCTCGCCAAGAACACGGCGGTCGAGTACGGGGGCGTCAAGATCAACATCGTGGACACGCCGGGCCACGCGGACTTCGGCGGCGAGGTCGAGCGCGTGCTCGGCATGGTGGACGGCGCCCTCGTCCTCGTGGACGCGGCGGAGGGGCCGATGCCCCAGACCCGCTTCGTCCTGCGCAAGGCCATCGAACTCGGCCTCAAGCCCATCGTGGTCGTCAACAAGATCGACCGGGGGGACGCCCGCCCCGAGGAGGTCGTCAACCTCACCTTCGACCTGATGGCCGAACTCGGCGCGAACGACGACCAGCTCGACTTCCCGATCCTCTACGCCGTCGCCCGTGAGGGCAAGGCGTACCGCGACCTCGACAACCCGCAGCCCGACATGCACGAACTCTTCGACATGGTGCTGGGGGAGATTCCCGCGCCGAGGGTCGATCTGGACGCCCCCTTCCAGATGCTCGTGACGAACCTCGACTACTCGGAGTACCTGGGCCGCATCGTGCTCGGGCGGGTGCAGCGCGGCAAGGTGAAGAAGGGCGA
This window encodes:
- a CDS encoding methylmalonyl-CoA mutase family protein; the encoded protein is MKTKNEWMQSVYLPAAQRFPERKYNFKNLSDMEPEPIYTADDLRDWDAERDLGYPGEFPYTRGVQSSVYRGKLWTMRMFAGFGSAEQTNERFHALMRAGQTGLSTAFDLPTLMGYDSDHPFSKGEVGKCGVAVSSLADMEILFQGIDPEQVTTSMTINSPANAIWAMYIANAQKQGKDLTKIGGTIQNDILKEYIAQKEFIFPPAPGVKLVIDTFEWGPKVVPRFNFISVSGYHIREAGATGVQELAFTLADGFHYVEKALERGLDIDEFAPRISFFWDIHNDFFEEIAKLRAARRIWARQIRDRYGAKNPKSWMLRTHSQTAGVSLPAQQPLNNIARVAIQALAAVLGGTQSLHTDAYDEALALPTAEAATIALRTQQIIAYETGVAGVVDPLAGSYYVEKLTNDIEAAALGYIEQIRALGGVEAGIDSGFFQLEMAEAAYRYQREVETGDRIVVGVNDFVQDAVEVPIQLIDPEVERVQEARLAQVRRERDPKRAEAALEALRDAAVTGANTMPAFLECAHAYTTLGEQMDTLKRVYGEYVEPVLV
- the glgC gene encoding glucose-1-phosphate adenylyltransferase, with product MKPRVLGMILAGGQGSRLSPLTVKRSKPAVPFGSKYRIIDFAINNFMNSGVFSIYVLTQYKAQSLTEHIQRGWRFGTFLSDYFITLVPAQMYRLEELGPVWYRGTADAVYQNLHLIDNYDADYVAIFSGDHIYKMNVEHMLQKHIETRADLTIAAYPMPRTQAHQFGIMHVDERGRVTDFLEKPKDPPPIPGQPDMSLTSMGNYIFSRRALEELLETSMSGGEEGFDFGGDVIPRALSDGYNVMAYDFHRNPIPGQAGANLYWRDVGTLDAYFAANMDLVSVNPEFDIYNPEWPLRTSSEFSPPAKFVHESEGRKGQAFNSIMAGGTIISGGTVRDSILGRAVRTHSHSLVESAVLFDNVEVGRHAHLRRVIIDKDVTIPPGTRIGLDPEEDRARGFTVTENGVTVVPKSYTF
- the miaA gene encoding tRNA (adenosine(37)-N6)-dimethylallyltransferase MiaA produces the protein MPPTVAPPPRIPRVTPAPIPLLTAPTAAGKTALALEVGGEFGLEIVAADAFTVYRGLDIGTAKPTPEERAAVPHHLLDVADVTEDYDVARYAREAEAAIHDVLARGRVPLVVGGTGFYLSALARGLPLTPPADPITRAEVEAELAARGLDALLAEVETRNPAEAARLQGNPRRVVRALEVYRRTGRFPGEFGHRPPAFSSRVFAFPRPWPELEARIAARVETMLTSGWPGEAAWLASRVPPDLTPRPTAWQALGYREALAVHQGTLTPEEAARSISLATRGYAKRQLTWTRTQLGAPPTSPGEAAQALRTFLKTR